One Malus sylvestris chromosome 14, drMalSylv7.2, whole genome shotgun sequence DNA segment encodes these proteins:
- the LOC126600423 gene encoding uncharacterized protein LOC126600423 isoform X2 translates to MSGGTRARLESILEFGEETRLLQAIFQPNATTNENPNGTSLFDLTNDKAYQEQVSASTSRFKCSAGYFGSRCVIYFVHITLKKLNGMYIY, encoded by the exons ATGAGTGGTGGCACTCGGGCTCGCTTAGAATCGATCCTAG AATTCGGAGAAGAAACCCGACTCTTGCAGGCCATTTTTCAGCCAAATGCAACCACGAACGAGAACCCCAATG GTACAAGCTTATTCGATTTGACGAATGATAAGGCTTATCAAGAACAA gtgtcagccagcacatCGCGATTCAAATGTTCAGCTGGATATTtcgggtcgaggtgtgtcatttattttgtacatataacacttaagaaattaaatggtatgtatatttattaa
- the LOC126600423 gene encoding uncharacterized protein LOC126600423 isoform X1, producing MFSTLSSFAYACATPTSNSGKTSVKFMSGGTRARLESILEFGEETRLLQAIFQPNATTNENPNGTSLFDLTNDKAYQEQVSASTSRFKCSAGYFGSRCVIYFVHITLKKLNGMYIY from the exons ATGTTTTCAACCTTGTCATCCTTTGCATATGCATGCGCAACCCCAACATCAAACTCCGGCAAGACTTCCGTCAAGTTCATGAGTGGTGGCACTCGGGCTCGCTTAGAATCGATCCTAG AATTCGGAGAAGAAACCCGACTCTTGCAGGCCATTTTTCAGCCAAATGCAACCACGAACGAGAACCCCAATG GTACAAGCTTATTCGATTTGACGAATGATAAGGCTTATCAAGAACAA gtgtcagccagcacatCGCGATTCAAATGTTCAGCTGGATATTtcgggtcgaggtgtgtcatttattttgtacatataacacttaagaaattaaatggtatgtatatttattaa